Sequence from the Argopecten irradians isolate NY chromosome 12, Ai_NY, whole genome shotgun sequence genome:
GTCttcattcaaataaatatttcccTGTGCCTTTTTTTCGaaagtttaaattttttttattttttttttttttctgtacaataatttacaaaagtAGTGTCAATTATAACCAAGAAAGAAATAGGATTTGAAAATAAGCTTCAATATGAATTCATATCCTACAATAGTTTTGTATCATTATCTAACAGAAAAGACATCAAATCACAGATGATTGGCAATGGAATGGCTCgtcaaaatttgaaatacacCTACTAAGTACATCCCAtgattaaagtttaaaaaaaccCTTTATGTccaaaaacttcaaaaagtcCAGGGCGATGACTTTATTGAACAGAaagtaagggaggtaactttactTGACTGCAGTGAAAAGTGATGTCACTTTAAATACAAAAAGGACTTAGGAAGTGTATATAATGTCAAATCCCTTCTTACACGGAGCCCTAGTATCCTAGTGACTTTTGATACAATACTTCACTTCACAAATACCACACACATGTGCCTCAATCATACACTTATCACTCCAATCTCATACAAGCTATTTTCTCACACTATACCTTGGAATAAATCACAGATGCTTTAGATTGTTTTCAATGCCATACATTTTGGCTTTGAGATTTTTCAGTTCACCAACAATTTTCTTTGATCGGCCGGCAGTGGCGTGTACATTTCTTAATATCTGCATGTCTATATCATCTGGACGTTTCATATCCATATCTTCGGCAAACCCCATTGTTACCTGAAAAGTATCAAAGTCATTACTGATGAtctataatgttaaaattactCATTAACATAAATAGAATGTATACAAACAATCTCTTTAAAGGATTCTGCAGTCaccaatattgataaaatataagtgAAAGGAGAACCCCAAGAAAACTAAGAACTAATAGTAGTAGCAAAGCAATTCAACATATTCTGGAAacttatattttaatgaaactgTTCTCATTCTAAAATATAGATTTTGTTTCAGTATTTATTACTTCTTACCTAAAATCTCTTtttgagaagaaaaaaaaaccaaaaaacaaacaaaaaaaccaccaaaaaacaaaacaaaaaaagcaaaaaaaataaataaaaaaaaataataactattGATGAAGCAACTGAATGTTCACCATGCTAGGTCTATAAATGGTTTTAAAGTTCAAGAATgaatatgttttgatgaattttgtcCCTTATATGAACATTCTAACTCACCTTATACAGCTGTCGTTCTACATCCTTTAGTCGAGATCGTAGATTTTTGATGTCATTTTTAAAGCCCTCGACTTCAAGGTTCCTCCTTCGCTCCAGATCCTGATACCGCTGGTTCATCAAGGCTAGCCGCTTGGTCATCTTATCACTCCGGCCCTGTCAAGATTAATACAAGACATCATAACCAATATCTGAGGCATATAATGTAGTTATTGCTTTGTGACTTGAAAATCCTTCTCTTACACCGTATTTGCTTATTATACTTAATACCCTTTATTAGATGACCTAAAATTCTGTTATTTCACACTTTGAATGTATATGCCACAACACATTATTCCCCCTGTCATGTTACTATTTTTCCTTGCTTTGttgaaaaatatacatatctCACATCTAatctaatttaaaattaaatctgTAATTCTGCTCAACAACGATTGCTCTACGATACGCTCCAAttcaagatctaacaactcagCTTGTCGCCTCATGAAATCTTCAGTGTGGTTGAATCTCTTGGAAGTATAAACTGCTACTAGTATGATTATCCAGACCATGAATTACACAATTGTAGCCAGGAGGTCATGCTGAGGGGTAATCCAAAACAAGGCGTTATAATTTCTTTTATTCGGGGATTCAATTAAGCTACTGTAGTGGAACGGAAATTACAAGTTTAAATAAGGATTGTTAAGGATCCCTCTTCACTTTTAATAATAGTAAAATACTGTTACTTTGAATGCGAAATTCTGTTCTCTTACCACAAACGGCTGGTGTTTTATTCTACTCTCAGGCATTCATATAAACACTGCTGCTTTTGAGATTAACAAATTTGTATGTAAGATCTGTTaatgcattctgattggcttgACACGGTGATACTTGCGACCAAAATACTTATTTCTCAGCTGTCATGTACCATCATTGTCAAAACGGCATCAATAATCACATGACTTTCATTTCTATTGCTGTGATCGCTGCTTGActtccaaaactgctgttggaaagcaTACTGTATTCGTGGTGGTTGTTGTGCCAAAATACCTGacattttcatacatgttaaattgacctttaATAATACATCTTGACGATCAAGAATTTTACTGATGAGTTTCGTAGATTCAACGTGTATGAAACAAACTTGATCTTGATGgtaatggcttgatgattatcccgtgtcgtgcgaatgcttttacatgaatacatgtagtccgacatggagtt
This genomic interval carries:
- the LOC138336608 gene encoding coiled-coil domain-containing protein 77-like, encoding MTKRLALMNQRYQDLERRRNLEVEGFKNDIKNLRSRLKDVERQLYKVTMGFAEDMDMKRPDDIDMQILRNVHATAGRSKKIVGELKNLKAKMYGIENNLKHL